From a single Nicotiana tomentosiformis chromosome 2, ASM39032v3, whole genome shotgun sequence genomic region:
- the LOC138905081 gene encoding uncharacterized protein, with amino-acid sequence MAKAYTQDEFDSLIKKVEKVDIRVKEYLELAGHEKWARVYAPVNRGWTMTSNIAESINFALVSARELPIYDFLEEVRKMFGRWNCNNRKKASHMYTTLGKKYRRSLL; translated from the coding sequence ATGGCAAAAGCATACACTCAGGATGAATTTGATAGTCTAATAAAAAAGGTGGAGAAGGTAGACATTCGGGTGAAAGAATACTTGGAATTAGCTGGACACGAAAAGTGGGCTAGGGTGTATGCACCTGTTAACCGGGGATGGACTATGACGTCAAATATTGCTGAGTCAATCAATTTCGCACTTGTATCAGCAAGAGAATTGCCAATATACGACTTCCTAGAAGAAGTTAGGAAGATGTTTGGACGTTGGAATTGCAACAATCGAAAAAAAGCTTCACACATGTACACAACGCTTGGGAAAAAATACCGGAGATCCTTACTTTGA